Within the Fusarium keratoplasticum isolate Fu6.1 chromosome 1, whole genome shotgun sequence genome, the region GTTAAGTACGAGACGCTGGACAAGTCTGAGGTGGAGAAGGTGATACGGGGCGAGTCCCTCCCCGGCCGGGTGGTGGTACCCAAGGGACCCCTGACGTTACCCATCCCACAAGAAACCCCTACACCCCCAGGCCTGGGCGGTGTTggccaacctcaacctccgGAGACACCGGCACCCccagcggcggcggagaCATCCGATACCAACAGCTGAGAGGTTTAATCAGCAACCTACAGCATGTCAGGGCCGAGGAGAGAGATGACGGCCCTGGCGAGTTTGCACCACGATAGTAGATGGGCAAACACGCAAAAAGAAACGAGCGGCGATCCAACTCGAGGACATGTGTTCATGGCGAGCATAGAATGGAATTGGGTGGATTGCGCTCGCGAGACATATCCGAGAGTGGGATTCATGAAGCGAGGGCAATTTGGCCTAATAAATGGGCGCCCAGCGAATGATTTTCTatgaggaggagggacaGCGATTTGCACATCGAGTTGGAAGTTgggcggccatgatgaggcGATAGCCATGAGCAAGCAGCCCTAATGCAGGATGCGAATCTTTGGCATAGGCCCGTGTAGTATGGACAATCCCTCTCGATTATATGCCTCAATTGTAATTTTACTTTGTATAATGCAGAGCCTGTGACGTCTGATTGTGAAGGATACGAGCGAGATATGAAGACGCCCTTTCCGTGACATGAGGCCTAACCATCTCCTATTGCCTGTTTAGTCCAAGTGTAATGTTTACCTAAGATACCTATCAAAAGATATATGCCGTGAATAGAAGCCGATAAGAAGGAAATAgcaggaggaaaagaggcaAGAGCAGTGGGGGATTCCGAAGCAACCGTCTTTGCCAGCTCGAATGACGAATGCGGGGCAAGCATTCCATTGCTTACCTATAAACCCCCTCCTTCACTCACTCGCCAACTCAACCTTGGATTGACGCCAGGAAAGAGCTTGAACAAGTCAGGATATACTCAATTGATAGACTGTTGGTCATTTAGAAACATTGGACGATAAAGATTAGGCTGGATAAAAGACTCGACAAGACTATTCCCATCATGACCAAGGTTCTACTCACTGGTAAGTCAAGTTGCCTAACAGATGATTTCCATGATGCTAACATGTGTTCAGGTGGCTCAGGCTTTATTGCCGGTACGTGATACTCAGCATCTCCATCAAACCTTTCAAAGAGAGATATAACTATATCTCACGTGAACCTCTCCTAATTCATCTCACAGCCCACATCCTCGACCAGCTTCTCGAAAAGGACTACACCGTCGTCACCACCGTCCgctccgaggccaaggcccaaaAGATCCGCGACGCCCACCCGGGAGAGGCCGCCGACGGCAAGCTCGAGGTGGTCATCGTGCCGGACATTGCTCAGCCGGGGGCTTTTGACGAGGTGGCCAAGACGCCTGGCATCGATGCCGTGTTGCACACTGCGAGCCCCTTTCACTTCAATATCAGTGAGTAATCTTCAACTAGTAGAATGAGGCACGAGCTGATATGATGTAGCTGATCCCAAGAAGGATCTGGTTGATCCCGCTGTTATTGGCACGACGGGTATTCTCAAGGCCCTTCACGCCTCGGCACCGTCTGTGAAGCGTGTCGTCATCACGTCGTCGTTTGCCTCAATCCTAGACGAAGACAAGTTTACTGACCCTTCAACCACCTTTTCCGAGGCGAGCTGGAACCCAGTCACCGTCAACGACATCTCGCGATCCCCTGCGACTGCTTACCGCGCCTCAAAGACTCTCGCCGAGCGTGCGGCCTGGGACTTTGTCGCTACCGAGAAGCCTTCTTTTGATCTGGTGACTGTGTGTCCGCCTCTCGTCCTCGGTCCTGTCTCCAAGCATCTCGCTACTCTGGAGAGCATCAACACATCCAACGAACGTGTCGTCAGCCTGCTCCGCGGCGGTTGGAAGGATAGTATCCCCCCATGCACACCCGTGCCCCTCTGGATCGACGTCCGAGATGCCGCCCGCGCCCACGTCCGCGGTCTAGAGAACTCCGAAGCTGGTGGTAAGCGACTCTTTGCCACAGCCGGCTGGTTCTCCCACCGCGAGTTTGTCGACGCTGTGCAGCGCAACTTTCCCGAGTTTGCAGACAAGCTGCCTGGGCCCGAGGTCAAGGGGGGCGAGTTACCGCCAAAGGACCAGATCTTCAAGTACAACGTTGACGAGACCAACAAGATTCTGGGCATCGACTGGATCAAGGTTGACGAGAGTGCCATTGACTTGGTCAAGTCGCTGAAGGAGCTGGGCATTTAAAGAGACATCCATGTAGACAAATGAATACAAGTTTTAAAGACATGCTACACACTACAAGCCTAAGGGGTAATTATACTGTAAACTCGTCAAACACACTCGTAACGATACATCCATGACGTCTCATCATGCCATGTACACACTCATCATCACTGTGATCCTTTCCACCCTACTATCAGATACATGCACATTCATGTATGAGGCCAAGATTGCTTTTCATCTCCCCCTACACTCCTTTTCACCCTCTAGTATCTCCCTCCTAGCCTCTCAAGAtctgcctcctccatcactGGGCTACTCACACTCCTCCCCTTGACGAGCGACAACCCAGCAATGCCGCTCCAGCTTCCCCCGCTGTGCCTCCCGGCGTCTTTGGCGTAACTGTCCGTCATGTCGCGAAGCTCCCTTGCCTCTGGTGAGAGCACAATATCTTTCGCCAGTTGCTGGACAGGAGGACAGACTGTCGCCCCCTTTCGCGGCGGACTGGATAGGGGTTTGGTAGGCGTCGATGGTCGGTTAGGGGGCGTGGATGGAAGTGCCCTGGTCGGCGGCGGTCCTGGACTGACGAGTATCTTGAACAGTCCATCACGGGATCGTGGCGGTCGTGGCGGAGAGCCGTTGCCATGACCGGGCATCTTTTGAACAGAAGCGGGAGGAGTGACGCCGCTAAAACTGGCCGAGCCGTCGTTCTGTCCCCCTTCTGGCGCCGTCATGGCAATCATAGGGACAGGCGGAACTTGGTCCGCACTGTAGATCTTGGGTGTCCTCTCATGCCTTGGCGTCAAGTTGCTACTGGTAGGCGGGCAGAGAGGGGACGCGGGAAACCCAGACCGATCTCGATGCCTACTACTGGTCGGCGATAGGCTTGGCTCGCTGAGCGTAGGGAGGAACTTGCGCTCCCTGAGTCGCGCTGGCGGTGTCAGGGGCACGCCATCTGCGTCGGTGTGAGAGAGAGTCGGCGAGACGAGGGGAGTAGGGGAGTCTGCAGGGGGAGGTGATGTTGGGTGCTTGATGAGTCTGCGGATGTCGTTTCGGCGGGACTTTCTCCTTCGAAGAAGACATACGACAAGGACAATGACAGCTGCAAGAATAACAACAGACAGGATGGCTATAGTGATCTTGACGCCCAGAGGAAGTCCAGTTTCATCCTTCTTGTCTTGCTCCTTGTTCGAAGGCTTCAAGGTGGTGACCAGTGAGGGATCACTACTAGTGGAATATGTTGTATCGGGCATTGAGCTCTGTACCGGTGCTGATGTTGAAGTCTCTGACGCCGTGGACCTTTTCGACGTGGCATCCTCTGATGCAGGTGCCTGAGATGTGCTCGATACACTCTCGAAtgcttcatcctcggcccTATCCGCTGACTGAGCCTTGTGACAATGAACATCACTTCCATGAGTAGACTCAGGATCGCAAACGTAGTCTACGTCTGGAGGACCTGGGTCAACTATCGAGTGATAGCCGATCCTGATAGCAATGTCAGCCTCAGCTCACTCATAGTCCCAAATAGAAGAGATATCTTACTCCTGGCAGGCGTTGATGAACCAATTCACATTGGCTAGTTGCTCATCAGCACCTCGTGCCCTCAGACCTTCTAGTGTCGCACATACGGTCTCTCCCACGCTcgccgaggttgtcgacgCCACAGAGCTGAGAGTCGCAGCAGTAGAGAGCCCTGAAGGAccggtgctgctgctcgccCCTGTCCCCCAGCGCCTCGCACGCTCGCTCGAATGTCTCATCCTTGGGCAACAGCTCCCGCAGGAACCTCTCCCTGCACATGGCGATGCATTGCGGCGGATCCTCGACGTCGGCTGCGATGAAGCCCCAGCCATGGCCGCTGCTGCAGCCTCTCTTCCGGAGTCGACTCGAAGCCTGGCGTGCCATGGATGTGATTCAAGAGGCAGATAAAGAAGAGTGATGGTTCGGGCCGAACATGCTCTTCGAGGGAAGGCAATATGGATAGGAGGGTTTCAGCCAGATATGAGTTTGGCAACTCGAAACGACAGAGCAAGAAAGCCGGGACGAACAGTAACCGGAGTAATGTGAACGGAGAAGGGTGGGATGGAAACAGCAAACAGAAAAGACGGGACGCTGCAAGAGGGATGGGGGGAGGGCTCAAGATGGGTTCGTTTTGATAAACGGTCTTCACCCACCAACACCGCTCTCTTCTGCCCCCCCCTTCTTCCTGTTCGTGAGTCCAGACGCACCAAGCAGAAGCACAAGCAGTGATGGTTCCCACGGCAGGACCGGCAGCATGGACAAGATCAGGCTGGTGTGTCCGTTGCCACCGGCCGTAGGGCGTTACACCGCCCCCCTGCGGTTACCCCCGTCCGACGAGAATAGCCTCGTATGGTATTGGTGATGGaatggccttcttctccttccagGAGCCTTCCAGCGACGACGCGGATGCCCACGGGTTGCTGAAGGGGAGGGGGCTGCCTGCATGGAAGCGTCCATGGCGGGCTTCAGAACGAGCCGCCCTGCGTAGTCCCGAGAGGCTGCAGCGACGAGGCGGGCAATTTGCCTATGGCGGGTCAGCCTTTCGAGGCCTCTGATGCCGTTTGTCTTTTGCAACGCGCAATCAGTACGCCTCGTTGCGAGTAGCCATGGCCGAACGGGAGTCGGTAGGTGTGGCTGCCACGATGGGTTTGCACTCTTCTGGCCAGACATATCCGTCATACATTGTCAAAGTTGATACAGTAGTAGGCAAGGTGAGCCGACAGCATGTCACTTCTATGGTGTTTAGAGAAACTGCCttgtctgtctgtctctgTGCTGGCATATCAACC harbors:
- a CDS encoding Epimerase domain-containing protein gives rise to the protein MTKVLLTGGSGFIAAHILDQLLEKDYTVVTTVRSEAKAQKIRDAHPGEAADGKLEVVIVPDIAQPGAFDEVAKTPGIDAVLHTASPFHFNITDPKKDLVDPAVIGTTGILKALHASAPSVKRVVITSSFASILDEDKFTDPSTTFSEASWNPVTVNDISRSPATAYRASKTLAERAAWDFVATEKPSFDLVTVCPPLVLGPVSKHLATLESINTSNERVVSLLRGGWKDSIPPCTPVPLWIDVRDAARAHVRGLENSEAGGKRLFATAGWFSHREFVDAVQRNFPEFADKLPGPEVKGGELPPKDQIFKYNVDETNKILGIDWIKVDESAIDLVKSLKELGI